From one Paenibacillus terrae HPL-003 genomic stretch:
- a CDS encoding YveK family protein, with amino-acid sequence MQLKEYIRMIRKRIWLISGIVLLVCAVVGVKNVYFTPQIYEATAKLIINQMPRPDRAGVVDYSVVQTNIALTNSYKQIMMSSAIMDQVVASFPDLKVTPSALAQKLRVNTAGDSQVMDLTIRDLSYTKAVKTVNAVAKVFKRQIPSIMKMDNVTILSEASLTEPAVPVNSNPAIQMFIAFSASLLLGIGLAFLLEVLDDTFKNEEDVEKELGLPTLSLITKMKKEDRRSDGSATTPKQVGDGQYAAINQ; translated from the coding sequence GTGCAGTTGAAAGAGTACATTCGTATGATCCGAAAAAGAATATGGTTGATTAGCGGTATCGTATTGTTGGTATGTGCTGTGGTGGGCGTGAAAAATGTATATTTTACCCCTCAGATTTATGAAGCGACAGCGAAGCTTATTATCAACCAGATGCCAAGGCCGGATCGTGCGGGTGTCGTCGATTACAGTGTTGTTCAAACGAATATAGCCTTAACGAACTCCTATAAGCAAATTATGATGTCCTCGGCAATTATGGACCAGGTGGTCGCCAGCTTTCCCGATCTCAAGGTCACTCCGTCAGCTCTGGCGCAAAAACTAAGAGTAAACACCGCAGGTGATTCACAGGTCATGGATTTAACAATCCGTGATTTATCGTATACGAAGGCTGTTAAAACCGTAAATGCGGTAGCCAAAGTATTCAAACGACAAATTCCCTCTATCATGAAAATGGACAACGTCACGATTCTAAGCGAAGCCAGTCTGACTGAACCTGCTGTTCCTGTGAACAGTAATCCCGCTATACAGATGTTTATTGCTTTTTCCGCCTCCTTGTTGCTGGGTATAGGCTTGGCGTTTTTGCTGGAAGTGCTGGACGATACCTTTAAAAATGAAGAGGATGTTGAAAAAGAACTCGGCTTGCCTACCCTGTCCCTGATTACGAAAATGAAAAAAGAAGACAGACGCTCCGACGGTTCAGCTACAACTCCCAAACAGGTAGGTGATGGACAATATGCCGCGATTAATCAATAA
- a CDS encoding glycosyltransferase gives MKIAIAHDYLIQMGGAERVVEVFHDMYPEAPIFTTVFSDDRLSNNLKDADIRATWLQNIPGVKANFKGVLPLYPIAIRDFDFRDFDIVLSSSSAFMKSIQVPKHTFHICYCHTPMRFAWDYDTYMARQSKSNLLKSMLKLYMNRLKTWDAKTSRNVNQFVANSSVVKRRILHYYQRESDVIFPPVNTSRFERATSIGDYYLIVSRLVSYKRVDLAIEAFKRNGLKLRIVGEGPDRKRLEGMASPNIEFLGRLEDEEVNKQMAECRALVFPGEEDFGITPLEANAAGRPVIAYQGGGALDTIVPHVNGVFFRRHQVEDVLEAVAKVEQHAWDVDGIISHARKFDEDTFKDHFKKYVEQAYVNFLKGG, from the coding sequence ATGAAAATAGCGATAGCACACGATTACTTAATCCAAATGGGCGGAGCGGAAAGGGTGGTTGAGGTATTCCACGATATGTATCCGGAGGCTCCAATCTTCACAACGGTGTTCAGCGACGACCGCCTGTCGAACAACTTGAAGGATGCAGATATTAGAGCCACCTGGCTACAGAACATCCCTGGAGTGAAGGCCAATTTCAAAGGAGTGCTGCCGCTGTACCCCATCGCTATCCGTGATTTTGATTTTAGGGATTTCGACATTGTTTTAAGCTCCAGCAGCGCATTTATGAAAAGCATCCAGGTACCTAAACATACGTTTCACATTTGTTACTGTCACACACCGATGCGGTTTGCCTGGGATTACGATACATATATGGCCCGGCAGTCCAAATCCAACCTGCTCAAAAGCATGCTAAAGCTTTACATGAATCGGTTGAAAACATGGGATGCCAAAACTTCTCGCAACGTCAACCAATTTGTCGCCAACTCTTCGGTCGTCAAACGGAGAATCCTGCACTATTACCAACGGGAGTCGGATGTCATTTTCCCTCCTGTGAATACATCCCGTTTCGAACGTGCTACAAGCATCGGTGACTATTACCTGATCGTATCCCGGTTAGTGTCCTACAAGCGCGTTGACCTGGCGATTGAGGCATTCAAGCGCAATGGTCTCAAGCTGCGCATTGTCGGTGAAGGACCGGATCGTAAAAGACTGGAAGGCATGGCCTCCCCGAACATTGAGTTTCTTGGCAGACTTGAAGACGAAGAGGTCAACAAGCAGATGGCAGAATGCCGGGCACTCGTTTTTCCGGGGGAAGAGGACTTCGGTATCACGCCTCTGGAGGCGAACGCAGCCGGACGGCCTGTTATCGCTTATCAGGGCGGGGGAGCGCTGGATACCATCGTTCCTCATGTGAATGGTGTATTTTTCCGCAGACATCAGGTAGAGGATGTGCTGGAGGCGGTCGCCAAGGTCGAGCAGCATGCATGGGATGTGGACGGTATCATTAGCCATGCACGCAAATTTGATGAAGATACGTTCAAGGATCATTTCAAAAAGTATGTAGAGCAAGCCTATGTGAACTTTCTAAAAGGAGGATGA
- a CDS encoding helix-turn-helix domain-containing protein, with product MNYGTRIAELREYKGLKQEELAQSLGITRAALSHYEKNRRKPDFEILTKLADIFGVSIDYLVGRTSRPAAILDSDVREFVDQLELSDEDILQRFNLTIDGRTLSEEEAKRFIAFVRMERMME from the coding sequence ATGAATTATGGCACCCGCATCGCTGAATTACGTGAATATAAGGGATTAAAACAAGAGGAACTAGCACAATCCCTCGGAATTACGCGGGCGGCTCTTTCTCACTATGAAAAAAACCGGCGCAAGCCAGATTTTGAGATACTGACCAAGCTTGCAGACATTTTCGGGGTATCCATTGATTACTTGGTAGGACGCACTAGCCGTCCGGCAGCAATTTTGGATTCAGATGTGAGGGAATTTGTGGACCAGCTGGAGCTGTCCGATGAAGATATCCTGCAACGTTTTAATTTGACCATTGATGGACGAACTTTGTCTGAGGAAGAAGCCAAGCGTTTTATCGCGTTTGTCCGCATGGAACGAATGATGGAATAA
- a CDS encoding UDP-glucose dehydrogenase family protein, whose amino-acid sequence MKLAVIGTGYVGLVSGVCFAHKGNEVICVDLEQHKIDMLNRAESPIYEPGIEELIALNLEAGRLEFTADLADAVRRSDIVILAVGTPSLANGEANLSYIEQAAADVGKAMNGYKIIMTKSTVPVGTNEKIKDVLARHTSLSFDIVSAPEFLREGSAINDTLHPDRIIIGLDNTGLRETMVSLHQVFTDKIYVTDIRSAEMIKYASNAFLATKISFINEIANICEKVGADVTCVADGMGMDKRIGSSFLQAGIGYGGSCFPKDTNALIQIAGNVDYEFKLLKSVVEVNTDQRFMIVSKLRESLGQLHGVPIGIWGLAFKPNTDDIREAPALEIVETLIQAGAIVKLYDPIAMEKFKERVDHPNIVWCSSPQQAAEGSDAVCLLTDWEEFKNVNLVQLSSILHKPVLIDGRNVFTEEQIQGSGLEYYSVGRPRMSGWNRDKVEA is encoded by the coding sequence ATGAAGCTGGCTGTAATCGGTACTGGATACGTTGGGCTCGTCTCGGGCGTGTGTTTTGCACATAAAGGTAATGAGGTGATTTGTGTCGATCTGGAGCAGCACAAAATCGATATGCTGAACCGGGCGGAATCTCCCATTTATGAACCTGGCATTGAGGAATTGATCGCGTTAAATCTGGAAGCGGGTCGTTTGGAGTTTACTGCGGATTTGGCCGACGCGGTTCGCCGCTCGGATATCGTTATTTTGGCGGTGGGTACGCCGTCTCTGGCTAACGGTGAAGCGAATCTGTCCTACATTGAGCAGGCGGCTGCTGATGTCGGGAAGGCCATGAACGGGTATAAAATTATAATGACCAAGAGCACGGTGCCTGTTGGAACGAACGAAAAGATCAAGGACGTGCTGGCCCGCCATACGAGTTTGTCCTTCGATATTGTATCCGCTCCGGAATTTTTGAGAGAAGGCTCTGCCATCAATGATACACTCCATCCAGACCGCATCATTATCGGTTTGGACAACACGGGGCTGCGTGAAACGATGGTTTCGCTGCATCAGGTGTTCACGGATAAAATTTATGTGACGGATATCCGCAGTGCAGAGATGATCAAATACGCGTCCAACGCATTTCTGGCGACCAAAATTTCGTTTATCAACGAAATCGCCAATATTTGCGAAAAGGTAGGCGCGGACGTCACCTGTGTGGCTGACGGTATGGGAATGGACAAACGAATCGGGTCCTCTTTTCTCCAAGCAGGGATCGGGTACGGTGGGTCTTGCTTCCCGAAAGACACGAATGCGCTCATCCAAATTGCGGGTAATGTGGATTATGAATTTAAGCTGTTAAAATCGGTGGTCGAGGTTAACACTGACCAGCGTTTCATGATCGTATCCAAGCTGCGTGAATCGCTGGGTCAGTTGCACGGCGTGCCGATTGGCATTTGGGGCTTGGCCTTCAAGCCCAATACAGACGATATCCGCGAGGCTCCGGCACTGGAAATCGTTGAAACGCTGATTCAGGCAGGTGCTATTGTGAAGCTGTATGATCCGATTGCAATGGAAAAATTCAAGGAGCGCGTGGATCATCCGAATATTGTATGGTGCTCATCCCCGCAGCAAGCTGCCGAAGGAAGCGACGCGGTCTGCCTGCTGACCGATTGGGAAGAGTTCAAAAACGTCAATCTCGTACAATTGTCTTCCATTCTGCACAAGCCAGTCCTGATTGACGGTCGTAACGTATTTACAGAGGAGCAGATTCAAGGCTCCGGGCTGGAATACTATTCTGTGGGTCGTCCGCGGATGAGTGGGTGGAATCGGGATAAAGTGGAAGCTTAA
- a CDS encoding sugar phosphate nucleotidyltransferase, with product MKLVLLSGGSGKRLWPLSNDSRSKQFLKVLESPEGISESMVQRVWRQLGDNGLSESSFIATGRAQVEMIQSQVGQDTRIIVEPERRDTFPAIALTATYLYSIVGVSPDEIVAILPVDPYVEDAFFATVAQLEHTLQESEGKLALIGVVPSYPSEKYGYIIPKNDTTQGSTGYREVSHFQEKPDREQAERLIERNALWNCGVFAFKLGYLLDILASKGLPLNYEEMQKQYASLEKISFDYEVVEKEKEIVVLPYDGFWKDLGTWNTLTEEMSHQQVGRGVVTEDCVNTSLINELDIPVAIIGTNDLIVAASPDGILVTNKAESPRIKEVLKAHNQRPMYEERRWGHYRVVDYVKYDEGNEVLTKRIRVLQGKNISYQLHFKRSEIWTIISGEAEIILNEKLHKVKAGDVVRIPEGTKHSILAVTDVELIEVQTGSELIEEDIVRFCMDWDDISRHQFIS from the coding sequence ATGAAGCTCGTACTTTTGTCTGGTGGTTCCGGTAAGAGATTATGGCCTTTGTCCAACGATTCCCGTTCCAAACAATTTTTGAAGGTACTGGAGAGTCCGGAGGGGATTTCGGAATCTATGGTGCAGCGGGTGTGGAGACAACTGGGGGATAACGGCTTGTCCGAATCCTCGTTTATTGCAACAGGGAGAGCACAGGTTGAAATGATTCAGAGTCAGGTTGGGCAGGATACACGCATCATTGTTGAGCCTGAACGAAGAGATACTTTTCCCGCGATTGCGTTAACAGCCACTTATCTATATTCCATTGTGGGTGTTTCGCCTGATGAAATCGTTGCTATATTGCCGGTAGATCCCTATGTAGAGGATGCTTTCTTTGCTACAGTTGCCCAGTTGGAACATACCCTTCAGGAGAGTGAAGGCAAGCTTGCGTTAATCGGGGTTGTCCCTTCCTATCCTTCTGAGAAATATGGCTACATTATACCGAAAAACGATACCACACAAGGTAGTACAGGCTACCGGGAAGTGAGTCATTTTCAAGAGAAACCCGACCGGGAGCAGGCGGAGCGTCTGATTGAACGCAATGCTCTATGGAACTGCGGGGTTTTTGCATTCAAATTGGGTTACTTGCTCGATATCTTGGCATCCAAAGGGTTGCCGCTGAACTATGAAGAAATGCAAAAGCAATACGCTTCCCTGGAAAAAATCAGCTTTGACTACGAGGTAGTCGAGAAGGAGAAGGAAATCGTTGTTCTTCCGTATGATGGATTCTGGAAGGATTTAGGTACCTGGAACACCTTAACGGAAGAAATGTCCCATCAGCAAGTGGGCAGAGGCGTAGTAACGGAGGATTGCGTCAATACGAGCCTCATCAACGAACTGGATATCCCCGTGGCGATCATTGGAACAAATGATCTGATCGTTGCCGCCAGCCCGGATGGCATCCTTGTGACCAATAAGGCGGAAAGTCCGCGCATCAAGGAAGTGCTCAAGGCTCATAATCAGCGTCCAATGTACGAAGAGCGCCGTTGGGGGCATTATCGGGTAGTGGACTATGTGAAGTATGACGAGGGCAACGAGGTATTGACCAAGCGAATTCGTGTGCTGCAAGGCAAAAATATCAGCTACCAGCTTCATTTCAAACGGAGTGAAATTTGGACCATTATTAGCGGTGAAGCGGAAATTATTTTGAATGAAAAGCTGCATAAGGTGAAGGCTGGTGATGTGGTTCGCATTCCAGAAGGAACGAAGCATAGCATTTTAGCCGTGACCGATGTGGAATTGATCGAGGTACAGACAGGTTCTGAGTTGATCGAAGAGGATATTGTCCGTTTTTGCATGGATTGGGATGACATTTCCCGTCACCAGTTTATTTCATAA
- a CDS encoding glycosyltransferase family 4 protein → MLRIAYIDHTARWSGGEVALYNILTNIGEHIDPLVILAEEGDLADRLRQRNIDVRIVPLDDSIRNRGRNAVNLGAPAAAYRLLAYGKKLAPLLREEKVVCVHTNSLKSAFYGAVAAKSAKVPLIWHIRDHIGPPYLKPIVAKGIRLMSRFLPNGVIANSKSTLSALELPPDKKTLVVYSAFAKAITARDAAANSRDDDSFNVVLVGRLAEWKGQHILLEAARSFLPDKRVKFWLAGDALFGEEEYKRRLESTMREYGLDNVNLLGHVDDIQGLMQRCDLLIHTSITPEPFGQVIIEGMAAGLPVIASNEGGPKETVVPNETGLLIEPGDPAKLEEAIRWMLEHPQERQQMGEQGMERVKKHFVIENTVKDIVHYYKGLLAGV, encoded by the coding sequence ATGCTGAGAATAGCTTATATTGACCACACGGCAAGATGGAGCGGCGGCGAAGTCGCGTTGTATAACATACTGACGAACATCGGGGAGCATATCGACCCGCTCGTGATTTTGGCGGAGGAAGGCGATTTGGCAGATCGTCTTCGGCAGCGCAACATTGATGTGCGTATCGTTCCACTGGATGATTCCATTCGCAATCGGGGACGGAATGCCGTCAATCTGGGTGCGCCTGCGGCAGCCTACAGACTGTTGGCTTATGGGAAAAAGCTTGCGCCTTTGCTGCGCGAGGAAAAGGTCGTGTGCGTTCACACGAACTCGCTCAAGTCGGCGTTCTACGGCGCAGTAGCCGCGAAGTCAGCGAAGGTACCGTTGATCTGGCATATCCGTGACCATATCGGTCCGCCGTACCTGAAGCCGATTGTAGCCAAAGGCATTCGGCTGATGTCCCGCTTTTTGCCCAACGGTGTCATTGCCAATTCCAAGTCCACGCTGAGTGCGCTGGAGCTGCCCCCGGACAAAAAGACGCTCGTCGTCTACTCGGCATTTGCCAAAGCGATTACGGCCCGTGATGCGGCTGCAAATTCACGTGACGATGACTCGTTTAACGTCGTATTGGTCGGCAGACTGGCAGAGTGGAAGGGACAGCACATTTTACTGGAAGCGGCGCGCTCTTTTTTACCAGATAAGCGTGTGAAATTTTGGCTGGCTGGAGATGCACTGTTCGGCGAAGAGGAATATAAACGCCGTCTGGAATCCACGATGCGCGAATACGGATTAGACAACGTCAATTTACTTGGACACGTCGATGACATTCAGGGCTTGATGCAGCGTTGTGATCTGCTCATTCACACCTCCATCACACCGGAGCCGTTCGGGCAGGTCATTATTGAAGGCATGGCCGCAGGGCTGCCGGTGATTGCTTCGAATGAGGGTGGACCCAAGGAAACCGTCGTACCGAACGAAACCGGGCTGCTTATTGAACCGGGTGACCCGGCCAAGCTGGAAGAAGCCATCCGCTGGATGCTGGAGCATCCACAGGAACGTCAGCAAATGGGCGAACAAGGGATGGAACGGGTCAAGAAGCATTTTGTGATCGAGAACACGGTTAAGGATATAGTTCATTACTATAAGGGTTTGTTGGCAGGAGTCTGA
- a CDS encoding glycosyltransferase family 4 protein, with amino-acid sequence MSYNNGFRIAATGLSWPSLQPGGLNTYFKSICEQLAEQNTLDALICSDEKPQVPENIRIHSIGSKQQSIWKRRELMQKYAATLFDKQPIDVLYSHFAPYGVGPALEAKKRGIPVVTTFHGPWTEEMKIEGQGLKHLLKTTLAKSIEMKAYGLADKFVVLSETFRDILHEHYKVPLSKIHIIPGAANVERFHPAEDRGMVRERLNLPQNATIVLTVRRLVNRMGLLQLLEAWRRVTERHPDHLLLIGGKGPLMEELASKVAEYNLHNHVRLLGYVSDEELPLYHQASNMFVVPTQALEGFGLITVEAMASGLPVMATPVGGNKEILSGFRPELLFRGTDSEAIAEGLLRVLNNREALPNARECRDHVLSKYTWGHVAEQVEDVFQQVLDRKAAAKC; translated from the coding sequence ATGTCGTACAATAACGGATTTCGCATTGCAGCAACAGGGCTTAGCTGGCCGTCCTTGCAGCCCGGCGGATTAAACACATACTTCAAATCCATCTGTGAGCAACTGGCGGAACAAAATACGCTGGATGCTTTGATCTGTAGCGATGAGAAGCCCCAAGTACCTGAAAATATTCGAATTCACTCGATTGGCAGTAAGCAGCAATCCATCTGGAAGCGTCGAGAGCTGATGCAAAAATATGCAGCAACGCTGTTCGACAAGCAGCCGATAGATGTGCTGTACTCCCATTTTGCCCCCTATGGTGTCGGCCCGGCGCTGGAGGCGAAAAAACGGGGAATTCCGGTAGTCACCACCTTCCACGGCCCATGGACGGAGGAAATGAAGATTGAAGGGCAAGGCCTCAAGCATCTGCTGAAAACAACGTTGGCCAAATCCATTGAAATGAAGGCTTACGGTCTGGCGGACAAATTTGTAGTGCTGAGCGAAACCTTTCGGGATATTCTGCATGAGCATTATAAGGTTCCGCTCAGCAAAATCCATATCATTCCCGGTGCGGCGAATGTAGAGAGGTTCCATCCGGCAGAGGATCGGGGGATGGTGCGGGAACGGCTGAATTTGCCACAGAATGCGACGATTGTGCTGACCGTCCGTCGTCTGGTTAACCGAATGGGACTGCTGCAACTGCTGGAAGCATGGCGGCGGGTCACCGAGCGTCATCCTGATCATCTGCTGCTGATCGGAGGGAAGGGACCTCTGATGGAGGAACTGGCCTCCAAGGTGGCAGAATACAATCTTCACAACCATGTAAGATTGCTCGGATATGTATCCGATGAGGAACTCCCCCTGTATCATCAGGCATCGAATATGTTCGTAGTGCCGACTCAGGCACTGGAGGGCTTCGGTCTGATTACAGTGGAGGCGATGGCCTCGGGGCTGCCGGTGATGGCGACTCCTGTAGGCGGCAACAAGGAAATTTTAAGTGGATTCCGCCCGGAGCTGTTGTTCCGGGGAACGGACAGCGAAGCCATTGCGGAAGGATTGCTGCGTGTGCTGAATAACCGCGAAGCCCTTCCCAACGCACGGGAATGCAGGGACCATGTCCTGAGCAAATATACGTGGGGACATGTGGCGGAGCAAGTGGAAGATGTGTTCCAGCAGGTCCTTGACAGAAAGGCGGCGGCAAAATGCTGA
- a CDS encoding glycosyl hydrolase codes for MAAWLPKGRARVSPYFTPVYRLIRSVLPVVMLFSLLPVGCGESLSVANAATLQPVNSDASVEARELYNYLISISGKKMVTGQHDYLESPDELSNKVQKISKAYAGVHGYEMGAISDQSAATEAAQRKNVVDSAICWSRAGGMVTMTYHEPLPGKPLTWANVQAKVSQAEFNKYVTPGTTQYNLLIADLDKVAVSLKQLRDAGVPVLWRPYHEMNGDWFWWGNKNNFNQLWNIMYDRFVNTHQLNNLLWVWSPNAPNSYTGPYTPKYPGDDKVDILAVDIYNNDFKQSHYEGLLGLARNKPIAIGEHGEVPSPEVMKAQPKWVYSMTWGKMLTENNTTDQIQDYMNDSTSLTRDDVKKGLAAIKQPETEQPTVPDTGQNGSTPAPPVVIVSPSPAPPSVPDMVYANGLRGEYFNDMNLDGTAVLVRTDSKLDYNWRAASPDSEVKADQFSVRWTGKIKPQYSETYTFTTISDDGIRVWVDGKLIIDSWFKQSWTERKGSITLQAGKMADLKVEYYDEKGDAMARLMWESQHEAKAVIPGNALFLP; via the coding sequence ATGGCAGCCTGGCTACCGAAAGGAAGAGCGAGAGTGAGCCCCTATTTTACCCCTGTGTATCGATTGATACGCAGTGTACTCCCCGTTGTTATGCTTTTTTCTTTGTTGCCCGTCGGTTGTGGTGAATCTCTGTCCGTGGCGAATGCTGCCACATTACAGCCTGTTAATTCGGACGCTTCTGTTGAGGCTCGTGAACTATACAACTATTTGATCAGCATCTCAGGAAAAAAAATGGTCACAGGTCAACATGATTATTTGGAAAGTCCGGATGAATTAAGCAACAAGGTCCAAAAAATCAGTAAGGCGTATGCTGGTGTACATGGCTACGAAATGGGAGCCATCTCCGACCAGTCCGCTGCTACGGAGGCGGCACAACGTAAAAATGTCGTCGATAGCGCCATATGTTGGAGTAGAGCTGGCGGCATGGTTACGATGACTTATCATGAACCGCTGCCGGGTAAGCCACTGACTTGGGCCAATGTGCAGGCGAAAGTAAGCCAGGCGGAGTTCAATAAATACGTGACGCCGGGTACTACGCAGTATAATCTTCTCATTGCCGATCTGGATAAGGTCGCTGTATCGTTAAAGCAGCTTCGTGATGCAGGCGTTCCGGTATTATGGAGACCTTACCACGAAATGAACGGCGACTGGTTCTGGTGGGGGAACAAAAACAATTTCAATCAGCTATGGAATATCATGTATGACCGTTTTGTAAACACGCATCAACTGAACAATCTGCTGTGGGTATGGAGTCCGAATGCGCCTAATTCGTACACTGGCCCATATACCCCGAAATATCCGGGGGATGACAAAGTGGATATTTTGGCTGTAGACATTTACAACAATGATTTTAAGCAAAGCCATTACGAAGGATTGCTCGGACTGGCACGGAATAAGCCGATTGCTATTGGGGAACACGGTGAGGTGCCCAGTCCCGAGGTGATGAAGGCTCAGCCTAAATGGGTGTATTCCATGACTTGGGGCAAGATGCTGACCGAAAATAACACGACGGATCAGATTCAGGATTATATGAATGATTCGACAAGCTTGACGCGGGATGACGTGAAAAAAGGGTTGGCTGCGATAAAACAACCTGAGACGGAGCAACCGACCGTACCGGATACGGGACAAAACGGCTCGACTCCGGCTCCGCCAGTGGTAATCGTTTCCCCGTCCCCAGCCCCGCCTTCCGTTCCGGATATGGTCTACGCGAACGGGCTGCGGGGCGAATATTTTAACGACATGAATCTGGACGGTACCGCTGTTTTGGTTCGCACAGACAGTAAGCTGGACTATAACTGGCGTGCCGCCTCACCTGATTCAGAGGTGAAGGCTGATCAGTTCTCGGTCCGTTGGACGGGCAAAATCAAGCCGCAATATAGTGAGACCTATACGTTTACCACGATATCCGATGATGGCATTCGCGTATGGGTAGATGGCAAGCTGATTATTGATAGCTGGTTCAAACAAAGCTGGACAGAACGCAAGGGCAGCATTACCTTGCAAGCAGGCAAAATGGCAGATTTGAAAGTTGAATATTATGATGAAAAAGGCGACGCAATGGCACGTCTGATGTGGGAAAGTCAGCATGAAGCGAAAGCGGTAATTCCCGGCAACGCTTTGTTTCTTCCTTGA
- a CDS encoding CpsD/CapB family tyrosine-protein kinase, with translation MPRLINNQLVTSLHAQSPVSEEYRMLRTNIQFSSIDEPIEVMMVASAQAGEGRTVTISNLAVTYAQEGKKVLVMDMDLRRSSLHHMFGLRNHTGLTRVLANQQPWQEVVQETGIDHLYAITAGPTPPNPSEMLSSRRMNALMAELKEHYDVILMDTPPLLSFPDGFIISSMCDGVILVVQAGKVKKDLVKKAKANLERVKARILGVVLNNVKRSDTRAERGMEERNLI, from the coding sequence ATGCCGCGATTAATCAATAACCAGCTCGTCACATCCCTGCATGCCCAATCTCCTGTTTCGGAGGAGTACCGTATGCTTCGCACGAACATTCAGTTTTCTTCTATAGATGAGCCGATTGAGGTTATGATGGTCGCATCAGCTCAGGCGGGTGAAGGCAGGACGGTCACCATTAGCAATTTGGCTGTAACGTATGCGCAAGAGGGGAAAAAGGTGCTGGTGATGGACATGGATTTGCGCCGCTCTTCCTTGCACCACATGTTCGGCTTGCGTAATCATACGGGTCTGACGCGTGTCCTTGCCAACCAGCAGCCATGGCAGGAAGTGGTTCAGGAAACCGGGATCGATCATCTGTATGCCATTACAGCCGGACCGACTCCGCCGAATCCGTCCGAAATGCTCAGTTCCCGCAGAATGAACGCTCTAATGGCTGAGCTGAAGGAGCATTATGATGTGATTTTAATGGATACTCCGCCGTTGCTGTCCTTTCCGGATGGCTTCATTATAAGCTCCATGTGTGACGGAGTGATTTTGGTGGTGCAGGCAGGGAAGGTCAAAAAGGATCTCGTTAAGAAAGCCAAAGCCAATTTGGAAAGAGTAAAGGCACGTATTTTGGGCGTGGTGCTCAACAACGTGAAACGGTCGGATACTCGTGCGGAGCGCGGCATGGAGGAACGTAACCTGATATGA